The Helianthus annuus cultivar XRQ/B chromosome 15, HanXRQr2.0-SUNRISE, whole genome shotgun sequence genomic sequence gatgcaacgccagaaggtaatagcttacgcatcgcgccagctgaaggtacatgaaaagaattataccacacatgatttggaattcggcgcagtgatatttgcattgaagatctggagacattacttatatggcaagaaatgtacaatcttcacatatcataagagcctacaacacatattcgaccaaaaagagttgaatatgagacagagacgatgggtcgaattgaatgattatgactgcgagataaagtatcatccagggaaggcgaatgtggtcgccgatgccctaagtcgaaaagagaggatcaagcccatcagggttagggctttggagatgattattcaaacagacctttccttgcgcattcgtgtcgcgcagaaggaggcattgaaagaacgaaacattgaagaggaatatctccgtgggatggagaagcaattagtgccaaacgaggaaggaacattatgttttatgaaaaggatttgggttcctctgtttggtggtttgagaaaagttatttttgatgaagctcacaaatcacgatactctatccacccaggagcggataagatgtaccaagatcttaaagattactattggcggcctaggatgaaaggcgacgttgctgtttatgtaagcaagtgtttaacgtgcgctaaggtgaaagttgaataccagaagccttcaggacttctgcaacaacctgaaattcccaagtggaaatgggaacaaatatcaatggattttataacgaagttgccaagaacgccaaagggtcatgacactatttgggtaatagtggaccgattaacaaagtctgcgcacttcttacctatcagagagaaagataatacgagcaagttggctgaaaattacatgagagaaatcgttacacgccatggagtgcctctctcgatcatctctgatagagacggaaggtttgtgtcaaggatttggcaatccttccaagaagcttttggctcgcaattgaatctgagcactgcatttcacccacagactgatggacaaagcgaacgaacgatacagacattggaggatatgctgagagcatgtgttatggatttgggcggtagctgggataagcatttacccttggtcgaattctcatacaacaacagctaccacaccagtattggtgtcgcgccatttgaagctttatatggccgcaagtgcagatcaccgctttgttggtctgatgcaggtgataaacaattggttggtcctgatgtggtccaggaaaccacagataagatcgcacagattcgagatcgcatcaaggcggcccgCGGTTgtcagaaatgttatgcggatcgaagaaggaaacctctagagtttgaggtaggcgatatggtattgttgaaagtatcaccctggaagggtgtggcacgcttcgggaagcgtggaaagttgaacccgcgatatattggtccattcaagattctagaaagaattgggttagtagcaaacaagctggacttacctgccgaactgaatggtgttcacgatacatttcatgtatcaaatttaaagaaaagtccaacacaagatactgttgtcattcctgcagacgagattcatattaacgacacgctccattttgttgaagaacccgttgaggttacggattggaaagtgaacaaaacccgcaggagcagtgtcaaactcgtcaaagtacgttggaacggaagacatggtcctgaatacacctaggagcgtgaggaccgaatgaaagaaaagtacccccacttatttcccaagaaccctgcaactagaagcagaacttaaaatttcgggacgaaatttttctaacggggggagaatgcgACAActctcaccaaaccaggtatccgtacgacttaattaatatttaattactgcttaattactatgCTTGCTTACAATTGCGGATAAattgctacttgaatactgatacatacacatacttgcatcatactttattaactgccactccattatttacatacagaactttagtgacaaacttgatgcacaaaagcacagtagcacaatgaacggataacccagtaaacgtgctgacatagccagcaccaggaagacactgcctctaaggcctgtatgagccgggaatagttcaCTACACCTGTAGAGAGTGTggggaaatgagggttgtagaactacatcactaggtgatagttatagtgaccggatgtgcctaaaacatattctaaacacaaattctgcactttaatataaaaattcagcattttagcaaactagtaaagtgcaaaaacatgggaaaataatactagacactttccaaagtgtcgggaattctttgtgtcactaaaaataataataaagacaccttaaagctttgttaagcactttaacggatcagtatccaaccgaacaaccggacttaacccgggacataaaaatattgtcattgacaaTGTTttcctttttctgagccagttagggtccccgaataccctaacacctgTTGTAAATTACAACACACATGACAACTAATCTTGAACTCCTAACTTAACAAACTAATACTTAACCATATGATTAAAATCTAACCatgagacccccccccccccaacgaaCTCGTCCCATGTGGGGACACCCCCactaacctttgattattttaatcttgTATGTTTAATATCTTAAGGACATGGTGACCAATGGTTAAAACATTCACAAGGTCTATAAATAAGACCTTAGGATCACCACATTACATACATCCACACTTAACAAATTCACatatctctctccctctcttgatCCTTTCGACCGAGAACCAAGCCCCACCCACCACGACTTTTCGATTTCGATCAAGCTATTCTACATACATACTAGTGTGAAGGATCTCatacaaggaggctcggtgcttacggaatgccaaggacctcaccacaacgctaaTAACCACTCGTTTTTCGTCtggtttcttccctagccttgagctagtagtaagtgactctaaacgccttcttaagcttgtttaaagtggttaataagaaattTATCGGATAAAAATTATGAACATATAAGATCAAAGTTTAAAAGACTACTAAAAGtgatgaacaaggtggttaatggatgaatattagtgtaaaacttttgaaactagttttgttttgattatttattgttgttgattgctagtgttggaatggatcgtcatcaaaccacgctagatcatgttcatggaacatgaactagccttatgTTAACTCGTAAAGTtattagatgacgaaccctttcaaacataaacatgaacttgtgtaaaaacaatttttcttatgaaatggagttctaaactagtagatctaaggatctacaagtggtattttcgaagaaccaagtgtaaaatgaaatcatgtttagaagccggatctttcttaagacaaaggtgtttttgtgaacaaacaagtgtgtagacacttgtgtaacgaaaggttttaacaaagaattatttttgtaatatttgacCTAGAAGTTGTAAAAATGTATTTTCTTGAAGAATAAAGATCACAAGAAACCGACTTTATttataaagatagaaagatctactacAAATGTTGGGaggttactacacacttttacataacccacaagttTATGTGTTTGCGATTTACGTATATTTTTGAACTAGTTGATGTTGAAacattgtttgttgatgttgggaacattgttgaatgaatttataaaagaaaatgatacgcttgaaagcgtggccacctccggttacagaggaaactctggcgaaatttttccaaaaatctaagacttggaaatatttttacaacaagtgttatgaatatatttttaacttgttttcccaaataaatttcgccatgatttttattacaaaaataaccaagtgtcggaggtgggattttcacaaataaaacttgctaaaatatatatttagaatatatatttttcataatagcacttgtgtgaatttttatgattattttgtgaactatacaaatattattagagtaaaaataatataactcgtaCACTGAgaagtaacgactccaaaataatacgaacgccttcataatatttaagttacaccggtattattattattaccacccgaaccttaactgtaacttacgtattttcagaaaatactcttaaacgtgtattttgataaaagtattattttggaaaatcatatggaataaaatataatatttttgggaaaaatatttatattttggagaaagaattaaaatatattttaagtgggacttaataatatattttgaagatacataaacgcacatgtattaaaacccccatccttgggaaggaatatatttaccaaataattacgaagtgtaaatacgaaatagttgcctaactatttccctaagacattaaaccttaagttaaggcacgaccatccgtctaatagaagttagtacgtgtaggtcgtcgcacagcagattgtctgggagatactttttagagacgcacttcggtgagttcatgtcccccttttctcttaactgttttcagttttctaaactgcgggggtgaaatacatgttactatgattacgagtacttttacacatggtatgattagcgtaaggagggttactacttagatcatgtgagtgggtaggcgggaactgaaggccattaatcctcagtgtaggaccgagggacagtagcggtagatctatctgggtgtagcgagcccagccccaggcccaacataacggacctcggggtgactttgtacccgacgcaaaaatctgctaggtttgagtcttcctactgcacttcacacatatcaatggccttgcaaaccattggtgatctctttatttccttatttgctacatacctgggtttttatacttacaaaggttttacatactcactacacatgaactcgctcaacatttttgttgattttttccaacttacatgtgtttcagggaactaaggatctggcacggtatgctacgttttcgcgctgcgttagagttatgggatcatcctCGTTTAGGGATTGcaacttttacctggacgagtcgcaagtcttaaacggtgtttaatttatgttatggttgtgtcttaagaacaatgtttttattttgtagtgTTGTAAGCTCGATGCATGTGTCTgcattttaaaacaatgttgtggtattttgtttttaagactttaatcaatggatgatctgcatggttttaaattcatatagcttgttgtgATTaagatatggtattaagaagtcacaccaaattaacccacgcttccgcaaagccagggtgtgacattacaCACGCGATttatcagatccatgaaaaccgcgggtgcgttggttaaaccaaaaggcaacCGAAGGCGGAAACCTCGGGGCATGGCGCTGAGCGAATAGattgtcaagagaaattccataacgactaaattaccaaatagttaatattatgtcccataccataacccatttaagtaatctaattattacagacaacgATATTCTCCAAACAAAAATAtgttcgacaactcagatttcaaataaaaatacattgtttatcaagcaattcctggagctgactcgagagttcgtacatttcagacggagcgagtcgataaggagctctagcaacaggatttgctccaggaatgaggtcgatgtgaaagtcgatatcacgacttggaggcaGACCTAGAAGTTCTTCGGGAAATACATGAGGAAATTCACAAACCACGAGAACATCGTTCACTCCAGGAtaacctttcttttccttctccactactacaatgttggccaagaaagctctgtattcctcgcggagatacttgctagcttggacacacgacatgagctcGAGACCTTTCGAGGGAGTTTCGCCATAcacacaaagttgatcaccattagcgagcgagaatcaaatcatcttatcaaagcgaACAACTttagcatggttttcacgaagaaagtccttgcctactatgacgtcaaaactaccgagctgcatcgtAATAAGATCGATAggaaagacgtgattgttgagttcgagtgtacaatcacgaagaattgaattgacagcgacggttcttccggtggcaacttcaacatcgaatgacgaggggagatgggcacgcttacgattaaggagcttttcgaattcaaacgacacaaaacagttatcggctccagtatcaaacaaacactaagcataaataccattcacaaggaacgtaccattgaccacattgttgtccgcctgagcctggcgcgcattgatgttgaaggttcgggcgcGTGCTgcttgctgctggggctcttgcttcaccaccctgttcgggcacgtGTTCgcgaagtggttaggatcaccacacgCGAAGCAAGCTCTAGCATGGATCGCGGGTGCAGGAGCCGCTTGCTGGCCTTGATGAGCGGGAAGTAGAGCTGGTTGAGCAGGAGCTGGAGCTGTAGCTTGAcgaggaccagtacggcagtttgcggtgaagtggtcgtacatgttgcaatgcacacaATATCTTTTGCAAATCTCACCACACTCACTCAAACCCAACGTTTGATCAACAAATGCTTTTGAACCCTCCGGCAATTTCATGTTCTTCATTAGCCGAAATTCGTCCGACCCGCAATCCATCTCGGAGCTCCGAACACACCCGTCCGACCCGTCTCGTAGATCCCACACTTGTTGGTTTTTCGGGCGGAACCCCTTCATACATTTACATAAGGGCGAGGCGTTTGCATCACAAACGCCCCACGGCCCACATTTCCGGTACTCATTGCACTGGTCACGTGGGGCGAACCAGTATGGGTTCCATGTTTTTGATGACTCGATCCACGTGAACCTTCGCAGAGTACCGGATGAAGTCATAATTAACCGCGAATAATCTGACTTATTCGCCATTTCATACGAATAAAACACCTCATTATAGTTATTTTCAAACTCGAACTTGATTAAGTTCACGCCTTTCATCTCCGGTACACCGCTAAACCGTTTCTCGTTCCACGGCCCACTCCGGTACACCGGTTTCACCCCAGCCGATAAAAAAATCTCCGGGAACCCATCCACGTTCATTTTAAACGTGTAACTACCCGAACCCGGATCCATACCCGACTTCCACAACCACATAAACCGATTCACACCCGTTTTTCGGTCCCACCCGAGCCTCATTCCGGGTAACAAAGTATCCGTCGGATTCTTAAAACTTTCCCATATATAACTCTCCGGTCTCTCATCACCCTCCGGTCGAAGCACAAAATTATCCGAATCAAGAAGCTGAGCCACCGTGTTCACAGCCCGAACCGAATGATTCGAGTCATTCAACGTCCAGACCGCGGTTTCCGGTTGGTTAAAAAGTATTATGTTGCCATTTCCGCCAATTGTTAACTTCCCAGATGATGAGTTAACCGGGTTATCTCTGTTAGCCACCCATACATATGTTTTGGGCTGAATTTGTTTGTACCATATTCCTATATaccaattattattattgttgttgtctAAACTAAAGAACCCGAGTTCGAACACTTGTTGATTGGAGACTAGATTTTGATTAACGGTAATTGGTGTTGTGGGTGTGATGGTATCAGTGGCTAGAGAGAGAACAGGAATAATAGCAACAAcatgaagaaaaagaaaatgaaaacgAAAGGGATCTTCAATGATTTAGGCCTGTGGTGGGACTGTGGCAATCTGCAATGAAGGCTGGGGTTCACCGGCTAATGGGTTTGTTTATGATCATTTATACACGACTAAAGTTGGCATAATTTTTGACAAAAATGGGCGTAGACATTCGGCTGCTAATTTGCCGTACGCAAGTAATCAACGTCTCATGTTGTATCTTCATGCTTCGGTTCACAAAATCTAATTTCAATTAAAGGTAATGTTTTCGAAAATGTTACTTGTGCTATACAAGAATAGTGGTCACATTGCTCATTTACGATAGCGTTTCCATGACCAAAGTACGGTCCAAACTACGGGACCGGTCCAGTTTAGCCACTTTGATCGCCCCTCATCTGAATCGACCAGTAACCGGTTGAACCAGATCAGGTTGTCAGACCCAAATTCTCACTTTGTTTAACTTTTTCTCTTCAAAATGTCTTTTTCTTATTCATTTATTACTCGAGGCTTCGTATATTTATTGAAGTAAGGGTTTTATGTAAATTGCAAATTCATCCCAAAAGATAAAGTACGATCGTATTTTGTTTTGTATTAGATAAAtgtatatattttaatttatatattatattgtattttatttatgACATCATCCTGTTCTTAAATCTGGTCTGACCAGTGGACTGGTAAGACGACCGATTATAAAAACATGGGTTACAGTTTAACAAGCCAAATATCGTTCAAAACATCGATTCACTAAATTTGACCTGTTATCAAGCTGATTCACTTATTTTGCCATCCTTATTTATTTTTGATTTgttatcatttttatatcatTAATGTAACTATTTTGACTTTCTTTAACTGACCCGTTTCAactaagggtgtaaggagtggttaacaCTTAAGAGtgacaaactaaaaaatcaaccaatcagagtgcgccacgtcaatcagtgaaaagtgtttaaactttgttgaaaagtgttggcaatggtttagacacttattgaagtggtaaacttaaaaaaagaaggaaaaatgtgtgattgggtgagattggaatggaccccaccccacactacCCTCTCTCTCTCATACCCTCCCTTCACCGCACGGCAATCCCTCACCGACTGATCAACGAAACCGCATTGGCAAAGGGTCGGCGGCGGTATTGGCCGCGCGGCAACCCCCTTTGCCGCACCCACACCGGACACCCTAACTCCTTGTTCGCCCCACTGATGAAAAATCCTATCTTGGATCCGCCGTTGAAACTTATCCAGGAAAATCAAAACCAATGGCTCATGGGTTGGTATTTAGAGACTCATTAgccaaaaaaaagaaaaagcatATAGCATACTTAAAACAAGGATCAAAGAATGAAATAATAGTGTCTGCTGGATCAGTAGGAAGCCTGCAACTTTCTGATGCTAAGTGGGCTTGACCCAAAGGACCATAGATAACCCAAAGGCTGTAATTTTTGTCCCATCACCAATTCCCGTTGACAATTTACCCatttgtccctgtggtttgctattttttcatgtttagtccccaacttttcaaaatagCATGTTTGGTCCCTGTAGTTTACTCACTTGTTACTCGGGTAGTCCCCACACTAGATGGGTGTTAATTTGTTCAATTAAATATGTGAGAAATGACTTAACTACCCTTGcttttaacataaataaataaaacaaaaaaatctGATTATAACTAAAAACAAGTAGGCCCCACaattattattaaatataaaaataaagcCAACCCTCTTTTACTTCTTCTTCACCACCAGACCCACTCGCCGGCTGTCTTCCCCACCACCACCAATCTCCGATCACCATAGTTTTGGAGCTGAATCAATTCGGTGTTGCTTTCCATCTCCGCCACGACCTGTTTTTTTCTCTCTTGTTCAAATTAACAGGTATAGAACAAGTGAGGATTGATCTAAATTTTCATTCACTGTAAATGCAAATGTTGCAACTTACCAAATTGGAGGGAAAATTAGCTTTGCTGGAATAAATGTTATATTCCTCTTCAAATTTGATTTAAAAGAGCTTGTAGATTGTAGGAATTTATAGATTATAAAACTTATTGGTTTAGTAATTGGGTTGTATGAATATATGTCCAAGGTTGTTGTTAGTTGTAAAGGAAGTTATGACGGGATAAAAGCGATTAATTCGGAATTCTTTAACGGCGACGGTGGAAGGTGGAGGACAGGAGGTTGAAGATGAGTGTCTGTGTAGGGGGTTGCTATGGTGGGTGACAATGATGAtagggaggggagggttggtaGGTGGGGTGTGGTGATGAAGGTTTTTCACTGAAAGTCGGCTGTGGTTGTAGTTCACGTCGGCGTCGGAGAAGATGACTCGCCGGAGAAAAGTTCTGGGAGAATGGAGGTTATGGGagggtggtgggtggtgatacGATGGTGATTGGAGTGGTGGTGGCCTTAGGTTATGGAAAGGTGGTGGCCAGTGGTTTGTGAAAGGTGTTTGCAGTGGAGGTTGAAGGTGGTGAATGGTGATACTCTGGTGATGAGAGGAAGAAGTGGGTTTGCAGGTTTGGGTTTGAGAGGAGAAGAAGAGGGTTGGGTAGTTTTGGAGTGGGTCCTAcactatttattaattaattttttgttttttaatatatgtataaaGGGTAATTAAGACATTTCACACAAACTTAACTGAGCAAACTAACTGTCATCCAacctagggactatccgagtaacaggtgagcaaaccacagggaacaaacatgctattttgaaaagttggggactatacatgaaaaaatggcaaaccacagggaccatccgagcaattaactctttttCCTCTTATAGCTTTGAATGTATTATGTTTTAAAAAATTATGAACATAGCATTACGACATCCTCATTTTTATCGACGTGTCGATGTAAATTTATATAATATCAATTTGTAACATTTGTTAGCATAAAGGATTGTATCATATGTTTGGTGGGTTGTacttatatttgtttttttttatctttaatttgttTTAGTTTCAACTATAAATAACTTTTAAGCACATACAAATTAACATTTGTAGTAATAAGGGGTTGTACTCATATGTTTGATGGGTtgtactcatttttgtttttttttcctttcttttttatctttaatttttttactCTTAACCTCATACATTTAtatgttttacattttaaccAATCACTTTTAACCCCATACAGATTTTTTGTATTACGTTTTGGtcaaattttgcgagttaatatGCTACAACGTGCGTGTATGATTCAATGTTTTTATGCTTAGTTTTCCTGTTTAACACCCGTCGCAGCGCACGGTTCTAGAACAACTTAGttattgttttctatgttttacatttagagtgtgtggttcaacatttttcatCGTCTACTTTTCGTTCGATTTTATATTTcgtttttttatttctttttacaCGAACCTTTACGGTCTTGATGGTCGCTCATGATGATATAACATTGGAGCTAATTAGCACTATTTACGCCCCCACCACAACATGGGGGTAATGAATTTGCAACATATCTGTGCATTATGATTTATAACATAATGCTTAGTGGGTTGTATCCACTAAAGACAAATTTGTATTAATTTTGTATTACATTTAAATACTATAAATAATTTTGCGAGTTAAGacggcgcaacgtgcgtgtgtggttaaacgattttacgtcgtctatttttttttctgtttgacaGGTTAATCGTAACGctcgggtcctagatcgacttcgttatttttatatgttttacgtttcggtttaatttcttcgtatTAACGCGCTGCAACTTCATTGTTGGTGATCGCTGATAGTAGTGTGGCATTGGTGTTCGCTCCCGCCGTAACGCGGGGGTTCTTAATACTAGTTGTATTCAATATCGAGATGTGGATATACAAGTAATTAATGTATTAACGTATAAGTCTTTTTTGTTGACTTTTAGAATAATTAGAAAACCATAAGAGTGTTTATGAAAATTATGCTTTGCAGCGGTTTAATTTTTTGGGAGCTTAAAAACCGTTTACTATGGTTCTATTTGTTGTATTAATTTACCTACatgtagggctgtaaatgaaccgaacgttcagcgaacagttcatgaaccgttcggtgggaagttcgtttatgttcgttcgttttcgtttaataaacgaacgaacatgaataagaaatttcgttcgactagttaaacgaacgaacatgaacataggtctcgttcgttcgattgtgttcgtgaacgttcggtaaggtgttcgtgaacgtgtttgtgaacattcgttgatttgcattcgtttatgttcgtatgtttgtgttttaattgaagatctttgtattttcttatattttatttgtactttttatattattaaacttttatttattttattaccctaacaattaaactaggaaactcaCTTTCActttgtttatgcatcatttccctttcatttctcactatttacatcggcgaatacAATCGACCTCtattccacaataagggattcaagttcgagtgctacactctaggccatctatctttatccttcgtcgcgttcgccaaatttatttgtgttcatttgtgttcgtgaaccgttcgcgaacacgctcatttccttaatgaacgaacacgaacataaaatctcgttcggtaagtgttcatgaaccgttcgtgaacacatttatttccttaacgaacgaacacgaacaaggccttgttcgtgttcgttctgTTTGTTTACAGCCCTACCTACATGTACTCTTTCATGAATTTTCATGAATTGTAGCAAGACGTGGAATATAATTCTCGCTCACTCTCCTATCTATCACATGTATTTATCAAAATAAAGTTTAAAAATAGGAAATACATATCATATTAAAATTCGTGGAAcaaatctatctatactttctataaaatgAGAAAATTAAGtaacataagaaaagctgaggtGGCAGCCATAGAGGCTGTCCAataaggcttttcttatgtcattaccGCATCATAAaccttaatatataaaatcactttAATTTTCAAAGGTCTGACCCACATCTATACTTTCAAAAGTATGTCCGTTATTAAAAATTTAAACCTCTGCCCACATACAAAAGGGCAGCTGTTTATACACACTTCAAATCTCTGCCCATAGCTTCTACccatattcaaaatttaaaatcctGGCTCCGAATTCAAAATTCATACTACATATGAATCTGGCTCCCTATAAATAACATATATGAATTTGGCTCCATATTCAAATTTTGATTTATCGCTCTCAATCATATTTGCGATCATATCTCTCTCACTCTAATGCATTAATCTCATGATTGAGCCGGTTAATATTCGATTACAGTTCTTTGTACGAACATTTGTTGACTATGTTTACACATTATCCTTTCAATATCATTGTTCcaatatcattgttccaacatcgttgtttcaTTGAAGCTCTGTTTCACACATCAACGTTTCacctcagcttttcttatgtcacttggttttctctttttatagaaagtatagatagattgtTACAGAATGCAGAATTTTCATATTCAGTCTGTTCATTTCCGATTACAGCTTTTTGtacttcacataatttttccaacatcattgttccaacatcgttgagAGTATGTTTTTTTCTGTAATTTTGAATCTTAAATTTTGAACTAATCTATtctaattctcgctttatatttcagCCTAATCAGAGTTGTTTAAAATTCAAACAATCAGGTGcgggttattttaggtttgtggattcttttaaactgttgataTATGTTGATAATATTTAATTTTGGTGTTTGATATATTTCAGCTTTGTTTTTTTCGAGCGAGCAGTGGGAAATTCTTCTGCACTCTTCTTGAAGTCTGATgtaggagagtggaggacttcat encodes the following:
- the LOC110913851 gene encoding receptor-like serine/threonine-protein kinase SD1-8 produces the protein MDDSCLETIIGQQQTLDNNGIWYKQIQPKTYVWVANRDNPVNSSSGKLTIGGNGNIILFNQPETAVWTLNDSNHSVRAVNTVAQLLDSDNFVLRPEGDERPESYIWESFKNPTDTLLPGMRLGWDRKTGVNRFMWLWKSGMDPGSGSYTFKMNVDGFPEIFLSAGVKPVYRSGPWNEKRFSGVPEMKGVNLIKFEFENNYNEVFYSYEMANKSDYSRLIMTSSGTLRRFTWIESSKTWNPYWFAPRDQCNEYRKCGPWGVCDANASPLCKCMKGFRPKNQQVWDLRDGSDGCVRSSEMDCGSDEFRLMKNMKLPEGSKAFVDQTLGLSECGEICKRYCVHCNIRYGISLDNLFAQRHAPRFPPSVAFWFNQRTRGFHGSDKSRV